The nucleotide sequence tgtatatgtatgtgtgtgtgaagggtttTTCAGTGTCTATGATGTGTCGTCTCTTCGCTGCTCATTTATTATTAACAGAACCCCCACCCGTTTCTGTTCTTCAGAGAGTCTGACTGACTTGTTGGTTGCCGCTGCTGCTACATTTTTCGCTTACTCCTTCGTTTTACCTTGTTTTGTAGAGGTttgttttgttcatatttttccaCCTCATTTCGCGgtgtttaaaaatattcatttctacgcAAACATTCCCGCTAACCGCTTAATTTAATTTACGAAAAAAGACCCAAGGAACGAATTCCTCAGACACCTTCATAAACACAACAGAAATAGTAGCATAATGGCTGAGCAATATGATTTAGTAATTGAATTTCTTTCCGACAACTGGCCACACATCACCATGGTGTTGGCTCTGATGCTGGTCGTTTATTTATTCGTCTTCAAGCGAATCCACTGCTATTTGCCTTATATAACACGCAAGACTATCCACGGATCATTAAATTCCGAAATGACGTTTCAGATGTCGAGGCTTTTCCATCCTTTGAAAGTGGAACAATTaaaattagatcgacccctggaAATCTTGGACCTTAGTGGTGCCAGCAGCCGGATCGATTATTTCCCCACGGACTCTCACGTAACCAGCATGGATTCGAACCCTTTCATCAGGGCATATATGGAAGCAAAAGGAGTGGAATGCAAGCAGGCAATTTTCAAGGAATTTATAGAATCCTCAATCGATGATTTAGAAGATTTGGAATCCGAAAGTTTCGATTCTGTCGTATCATTTCAGACTCTCTGTTCTGTTGGGGAACCAGAAATTGTTTTGCAAGAAATCCTACGAATTCTTCGACCTGTAAGTATTTTAAACTTCTGTGTCCTTATTTCCAATCTTTACTGtcacatattttaattatttctaaaaatcgcttacaaatttataatttcagggatttaaatttagtaaatatttaaaaatatttactaaattttaGATTATAAGcagttatatacatttattttttcgcTCGTTCTATATTTGGTAGTAAACGACAGTGTC is from Octopus sinensis linkage group LG7, ASM634580v1, whole genome shotgun sequence and encodes:
- the LOC115214125 gene encoding methyltransferase-like protein 7A, whose protein sequence is MAEQYDLVIEFLSDNWPHITMVLALMLVVYLFVFKRIHCYLPYITRKTIHGSLNSEMTFQMSRLFHPLKVEQLKLDRPLEILDLSGASSRIDYFPTDSHVTSMDSNPFIRAYMEAKGVECKQAIFKEFIESSIDDLEDLESESFDSVVSFQTLCSVGEPEIVLQEILRILRPGGTFYFFEHTKSKLLTFLRLRQYFCCILWYLLFGRCRLLRDTSQQVEQAGFSTYSYEKLNHSTFYTVQSPTIFGVATK